In Rhodamnia argentea isolate NSW1041297 chromosome 5, ASM2092103v1, whole genome shotgun sequence, the DNA window AACCCTAGATCTATGTCTCTGCAATTCCTCGCTCGGTTCGTCATATCCACCTCTTCGCTTAGTTCCTCGCTTGACTCTGCACTTTGTCCATTAGCTTCCCCCCTTCAATTTGCTCGCCATCCGGCGCTTAAATCTATTCTTAGTCTACTACCTAGCATTTCGTATTAGTATAATCACGACCAAAAGGCAATGGAGGAACGACGACGAGAATAACATACCTAGAGtcttaatataaatttaatTGGGCCTAGTCGATCACCGGCCAAAATTTTAGGTTGGTTCAATGAGATGAATTTTGTACATGAATTTTGCAAACAAAGTGTGAATTTTTTGTTGAGGATAAAGAGATCGTCCACCCATATATTCCAAATTTAGTAAGAGAGACAACCGAGATTTCAAGTTTGGTCCTTTCTATCTCATCTCAACcatttttttgcttcagaattTAGTTTAAGTTACGTCGAAATAATTTGTAACGTTTACCttaaatcaaaaaaataaaaccacaCACATTTCATATCGCTAGTGCTATTATAGAAGAACTCCCGCcaggccaaaaaataaaacataaaatgcaTATTGCGTGCCTGTTTTATGCCaattaaattttgagaaaattccaaagaaaAGACCGAAGTgaagtcattttctcaaaaaataatctaaagtgaaaattatctcaaataagggtcttaAATCGCCGATGTggccaagggcattttcgtccaaatgcattttttttttccttctcttcattCTCGGCCGAGCATGGTCGAGGCTTGGGCTCCTCTttgatctctaattttttttttctcaagctcttcatcatcttcttcctccttcattCTACATTCTTCAGTTTCGGCAGCCCCTCTCTTCCTCCGGAAGATTGATTTTTCCGCCACACATAGAGGCAAAGAGAGCTCCTTCTCAATCCCtctccattttcttctccttaacGGACCGCCTCGTCCCCCTTCTCccggattttcatttttcatcagcTTCTTCATTTTGCTCGGTAGGGATTCTTCTGCGGCAATCATTCCCAAAATTTTCTCCCACGAAATGGTCGTCGTCCTCACAAAGCTGCAATGTCAAAGGATGCGTGCGCCCTGTGTTTGATCAACTTCTTTCCACATGTCGTCCTCACAAAGGAAAACGAGGACAACCATGGcttttgacgaaaatgccattgacCATGCTGTCGGAGCTCGCATGCTGGTGAAGATTAGACCCATCAAACGGGTGGATTGGATAAACGATTGTCCAATTCAAATAAACTCATTTAACTTTATTTTAACTCATTTCCATGTAATGTCAATCTACTAACCCACACCAAACTAATCCATATATATGACCCGAGCCATATTTttaaaacacttctatatttaaccaaatctaaGAAAAGTTATACacaaattgaggtgagagtgcAGAGTAAATAAAAAGGGTGAGAGAGAATTAAGAGAGAATCATAGAGGTGAGTTGAGTCAAAGTAATCTATAAACTCATTTATGGCCCATTTAACACCCATATCATATTTATAACCATTTTGGCATTCATGATCCGTTCATTAGatataactaactcatataacaactcaCATCTTCATAAAAGGATTAACAAACgggtttatgacccattttgatagatCTAGTGAAGAATTGTCGGCTACCGAACTCAGATCCTTATGTGAGACTAAATAGCcacttcatgccattattttaaattttctcccAAATATTTGTAACTGTGTACATCGCTCAAATAGTTGAGTTGTTATGCAGGAGTTTAATTCATAAGAAATGAGCTACATCTACTAAGGCAATTCTTGTTCGTGGTTCCGCCGTTTGTTAAGTTAGCTCACAATCAAATAGGCCAACAAAAGCATATGCCTATTGAAATTAATCATGTTGGGATGATCAATTGTAATAGGACACATTAATTATCTAATAAATAATGTGGGCACAACCCGAATGTGTGATCTCGTTAAGCAGTATTAACGGATCACTCCAACTAGCGAGAGTGATCCGCTGTCCATGACATATTTAAGATAATATTCAACTTGTAAAAATGCTCCAAACACAAAattcatatgatttttttggaatactACATAAAATTTCATAGAATTGGGGCAGTGGGTCAACAACGGACAGTCTTGCATCAGATGCCTATGACAGAATTCTAGTGTGTTTTCATACGGCGTTGGAGGGaattagttttgaaaatttccaataaaTGAGAGGGACCCACCTTTAGCGTAAACGTTGGACCAAATCAAAACGTGCCCTTAGTTTTAGTTTAAGTTCCCATAGCGGTACAAAGTGAGAATGTCCACGTCATCAGTCAAAAGTCTAGAATTTGAACGTTGACCATCATGGAGGGGTTGCTTCCTGGAAATTGCACTGCGTGGGACCTTCTAGCAAACCTGTGGGCATCAAAAGGAAAGACTTGGGCTGGGAATCTTGTCCTGTCGTCGACTATGGTTTGGATTCTTTGTGCATCGACCGCGGGACAACCTTTGTGTCCTGTTTCTCGCTTCATTGCACATGAGAATCCGAGGAATTTACTTTTACCGGTCACGGATTTAGCAGATTCAATAAAGTGGAATAGGACTATTAGTCCATGTGTTAGAATTTTGTcgatttggattttctttcttttcttcgatGTTGTCTCTCTTCTTGCagctatcatcatcatcatcatcatcatctcttccttctcttcttcttcttcttcttcgatccTAAGTCCCACTTAATCCAAACCAAACCTTACAAATTCTTACATCAAACACTAGTACACAGCCCTCAATCGGCTATAGCCATGAGCTTGAAGAAACTTAAGACACCATGACCAAGCTCAACGAAGGTCTAAGTTTAAGGAGGTGATCTATGATTTTTCAATGTTCGGGACCAGTGGGCAATATATGTCAAAATctagaattgaattagtataagtgcaatagattatgattttttttaaaaatatttatcattttcCCCTCATTAATGGCATATGTGTGATTAATAAACAAATCCATGCATGACATGTAACTGATTATATATTACATTGTTGTGGGTCAAAAGTTCCAAGGGTGGTCACAAGTCAATCCGAAATTCTCAAACACGCCTTAATTCATTGTTGAGGGTCAAAAGTTCAAAGGGTGTTCACAAGTCAATCCGGGATTCTCAGACACGCCTTGATTCCCCTATTAAATACATACGCATATCAAACATATTGGCCAAACAAAcatcacactctctctctctctccctggcATAGAATGGGCAACTGTGCAGCTCCTCAGATCGCAAGAAATGGTGGTCTTGCCATGACCGCCCATCACCATAACTGGTCAGCATCATCTCCTCCAGCCACGCTCAAGCTCATTCACATGGATGGAAGGCTGGAAGAGTTCACTCAAACCATCAAGGCCTCCCACCTCCTCTCCCGAAACCCTAACTGCTTCTTATGTAGCTCAGAGTCCATGTTCATCGATTCCGCAGTCCCTCAGATTCATGGAGAAGAAGACCTCTGTTTGGGCCAACTCTATTTCCTCTTGCCTCTCTCCATGTCCCGAGCCCCGCTCTCTCTCCGAGAGCTCTGCTTGCTCGCCGTCAAGGCCAGCGCCGTGCTCAAAATCGGCTCGAGTTTGAGGAGAGGGAAGGATGGAGTTTCGTCAGTGGCAACTCATCGGAGACGGTGTCATGGTCCAACCGGGAATGATACCACGAGATTGGAATTGGGTCAGAGCAGCCGAAGGATTGAGTTGTGAAAACTCCTTTTTGGTTGTCCTAAATTTAACAACTCCTTTTTGTGAGACTTGATATCCGTCTCATTGTTTCTAGATTTGTGATCGATCTGACTATTATTAGCCTAATTATAATTTCTTTCATTACTATTTTATTATTCTTATTGTTAATATCTCACAAACATCAGTATGATAATAGTAaacatatttaaatttttattaacattattattattactatttcaATGCAAATATGCTTTATCCGGTTAAGTAACTATAGAAGCCAGCAAATATGTCGCGATAAGGATATGAGAGTGTAAGATGGGTAGCAAAAAGGTAGGgaataatgaatgatttgactaataaaagaggaaattgaaaataaacaaTTGCGGCTGATTCATGTGAAGAATTGATGTTGACTGTAGCTAATTATAATCTAGGAGATGAATCGTGCCATGATAATCGTCTATTGAATTAGTATCGGATCAAGTTCAAAGCTTACTGTATGATTAGACAATCGCATGAAAGTAAGATGTTATATTTAGACTTCCAATGATAAATGCAAAACTCACTCATCATTTGTTAGTTTTATCGACCCCGTTCTGGGTACTTCTACGACGGTTGATGAATGTTTTTTAACCTGATTATGTGATAAGCTCGCCTTCCAAATCATACAATTATTAGCTATCCAACTGTACTTCtgtaacttttcaaaaaaaataaactgtATTTCGGTAAATTAAGGATTGTACGTGTTCAAGAAGAGCCATTAATAAGTCTACTTGTGGACGGTATAGATAGCTATGCCGGGGCGAGCAAAAGAAACTGACGAATCAAGAACCGCCTGAACCAGCTGATTTTGGGAGTTTCTCGATTCCTAAAAATGAGAATAGTTGGATATCGATTCGGTTCCTGGTTCCATGTTTGGACCCATTGTTGCGACCctctctctcatggcccgagGGGGGCGGGATGGGTCGTCGTCGTCCACACTCGCGATGGTATGGATTTTGGACGCGGGCCCCTCCTAAGACCTATTACCCAAATCACGATGACGATGTCGTTTATTAAAATGAGTGTCGATCCCTTTCACAGTGGGGAATCGGACCCTTTCGTGTCGTGACATGTGAATAGTGTGCATGTcaacggagtcgccaccaatcacttttttggagggtataatCGGAAATCCTATCAAGCGATCGGGAGAGTCCGCTCAATTCTATGAAAACCAGAGAAAATggttcgaggacttggttacatcaAGATtgtcatcgacgccctttccgtacctttgttgaatgatttcctaaactaagaattcatgcagatacgTTGAAAGGTGAGGCAAGTTCTAATGATCTAAAGGGTGTCACATAGATAGGAATTTTCTAATCTATCAATCATAATCGGTGAATAAACATGCGCAGATCAAGCAATCAATAATGTGCAGATAAAACGCATCAAATATCAATCAATATGCCACATGTCATGCCTAATAGAGCCCTAAAGGTTTAGAGAATGGTCAATTTAAGTTCGGGGATGGTTCGGAAAAAATTTGGGACGAAATGTctagaggggtaaaatggtcatttttcaaAGACTCAGGaattcaaaatcgaaaaattttggttgggtcagttgaatgtggcaatttcccattttttgtgatttttgggaatttttctgaattttcccttttttttctatttttttggaattttttatgaatttttattgattttttttattttctgatttttattaatttttcggaccgggttgacccgacccACAAAGACCGGAAATCCGACCTAGACTCTAGTACTCCCGATTGGTCTAAAATGACACCgccttgcaatttttttctaatttttttttttaatttttttatctatttttcgagaattttaatttctaatattgAATCCTATGGTCCAGACTCATCCACGTGGCTATGTTACAACTCTCGGATGTGGTTACTAAAATCTATAGCCAGGATCGAACGATGATTAAACCCCGATCGTCTGATCTACATATTAAAATGGAAAAGCCAAGATCGAACGGGGAGACTAACTCTCGGCCGATCAATCTACATACTACATCATACAGCCAGGATCGCACGGCGAGACTAATTTTTGACTGTCCGATcggatttttatcttttatttccaaaaaaatgttttataatccaaaaaatcagttttaatttctggaaaaaaaaaaaaaactagatcgAGACGCATGGCACCACCCCCACTAtccgatcatttttatttttgaaaaaattctgaATTACGCCAAGTTGACGTGGCTGCCACATGTCATGACATGTGGCACCACGTCAAAGCCACCTAGGCGTTGACCGAGTCAACGAATGTTGACTGGTcacgtcgcgaggttgaagacggcCAACGAATGGCTAAGGTTTGTCCAATGCCGATCGACAGGCAAACCTCAACCATTTGACTTGAAATTAGTCCCATTCGACTCATCTTAGCATCCTCTACAACATATGTCAAAGCTTGCCAAAGTTATCATCAAAATCAACAGGAATCAAGCTCGAACCAGTATGGTTATGGCGGACTCAAACATACAGAATCGAGCATAACTATTTAATCAAAGCTCTAGgcacactcaaatcaagttcagaacacttacatACAAATCCGATTGACTTGGTTTTGGCTAGCTTGAGCTAGGGAAGTCTCGACAAGTCTATGATGTATGGAGGTTTCAACTCGCTGTTTTCTCGCAGAATCGATGCAACAAACCATTGTGATGGTGTTCAATGATTCTCAAACAACAAAACGcctaaaaaatattcaagaatCATAGCCAGGAAGGCAAAATAGCATTGATGTGCAGAGGAGGAGCTTGAAGTTTGACTTGCTGTTTTTGGAGATCATAGGCGACGTGAGTTGGTCCAATCGCTTCCTAGAGTTGCGATGAAGCTTCCTGAAGTGGTATGATGCTCCAATTTGCCCTGGATCGCCTCAATTGAACTTCCAAAGTTCTCGGTCAAAGCTTTGGCTATGGCGTCGCCGGAGtttcgcgagagcttctctctccttctctccttctctctctagtttgttAGTGTGTTCCAAACAGAATGAGCctctttttgataaaaaaaaaaaaaaacgggtgaAGTCTATATACTCTCATTCGAATCATGTTTTTGTGCACACGGATGGGGACGAACCGACTTCGATTGCACGTGAAAACACGTGCATTGTAGCTCAAACGGTGCAGGAGATGGAATGAGATTTCGTCCAGTCTGATTGGCACTTCGTCAACTTCAAATGGATGTCCAATTGGGATAGTTTGCACAAAAGTTGACTTTTGCACCTCCGCGGCATTGACCAACTTCGCCGACACAACTCTGGCAATCCCAGACGGTGAGGGTGAATGCGATCAAAGCGGACCGTTGATGGCTTCAAAACCTAACCCCTGGCACCTCGAGTGGTGGTCAATTGGTCATCAAAATCCAGCTCTTCCTCGAGTGTTTGAACCTGCACGGGAGAGGGAGATTTGGGGAAGATGGTCGCCCGGGTCGCTAGGTCGGATCTAGTTCGACCCGGCAAACCAAGTCGACctaaaatgaccaaattgaccccaggactttgaatatttttcgaattaaaTGCTAAAATTGATCTTAAGAGCATGAATTCTAtttagaaatgtgattttccctaaaaatacGCAAGGAATTATGCAAAAGCCCTAAATTATTGTTTTTACTCGAAAATGAAAATCGATTCATTCGAGCCATAaatggccaattcagtccaaactACCTCTACCAGTCCACTCAACAGGTTGAAAACTATGGGGTAGTGGTCTTACTTTGTCATAGTGATCCCTAGATTTTTACTAATTACATTATGATTGAaacctagggactaaattgaaaaatatttgtacctttaggtccttttagtccaattgtgcaattttctaaaatttgtgggcaaaaaatgaatgtaagggacttgagaaaaatgtcacaacttgtaaaaagtgaaaaagggaaTTTAAATGACTCAAAATGTACTTTTCGGCTCAATTCAAAATTGTGTTCAATGAAGTAGCCCATAGTctcgaatttaatttttcaaattttaagagaccaaaatgaaaagaaaataaaaataaaaattttactatttttgtgtatttttacgatctcaaatgctatttttcccgatttttcaagtatttttctattttgaaaaaatattaaaaaaggaaaaatataaaaaaaatgattattttttgttaaaaaatggttccttatgcttggccaaagtttccaaaattgattttacaatttttagattttttatgaattttttaaaagtaaaccgattaaaaatcgggtgtcaatacCCATCCACCCATGCCACTTGAGCTGGACTGGTAGAGTGCTCTCACACCTAATTCACATTTCACTAAAGATAACAAATGAGAAagatcaaaaccctaattagAGCACCCTAATTTGCTTCACTCCCCTCTCGATCACCCTCACGCAAGGACATCAAATTCAAAATCCTAATTACTATTCTCccttttctaatttcttcactCAAATAGCCTAACTCAGCCTCGCTTGCCACTCACGATGCCTGTCGCTCCCTCTCCTGTAAGTTCAAAAACCTAATGATCATTTGTCCCTTTCTAGTTTCTTCACCAAAGTCTTACACCTCTCTCTTCCCGCTCGCTCTTGCAACTTTGCTCACTCACGACGTTTGTTGCTCCCTCTCCTGTACTTTCTTGAGACCACTAGGAAAGATAGAGAAATAAACATGGATGGATCTTGGACTCACCCGGAAATCAGACCGACTAGTCGGTCCAGTGCCTGGCTGGGTCTAGGATCAAGATCggcatgttcccatttccacaaACCGAGAACCGTCCTTTCTAGGCCGATTCCAAATTCAAGGGTGGGAATCGATCCACCCCGACACCAATCATCTCTAGAGCTATGTTCTTCTCTTAGgatgcgcatgataacacttctatacgtggatttctgctctagaattGCTTcgggagcagaaatccatttggtaatgtaacttctgaagtagaaatccgttttgtaaaaaattttacgtataaaagaaatttctacttttgaaattatttttctccaaatttgagaagttaaaaaaagttgcttcttagctcaagaagtatttcttggacaaaaaaaaaaaaaatcacaaagtaCTTCTCGACTAACATTCTTTTCATTACGCTCTCACTCTCTTTTTTACCATATCCATCTCCGCCTCCGCTCACCGCCGACCACAAACACCCACCGCCCCTTGTGACCAACGCTGCCATCGACAACTGCTGACCACCGCATTGCCAACCACCGCCGGTCGTCGCCCATCGCCTCCCCGTAACCACTACCGATTGCTAACTATCGCCCGCCATTGCCAACCTCCGGCAACCACCAAACCGCCATCGCGGACCATCGCCCCCCGCCGCCAACCGTTTACCATCTTGCCGCTCGCCGCCGCAATCCACTGCCGACCTTCACCGGTCGCCGCTGCTGAGTCATCGTATCCGGCGCCGGagtacaaaataaataataattgtttatttttaagAAGTAAATaacatttaataaaaattattttttaaagaaatttaaaaagtttaaaaatgaaatagaaattttttggttgccgacaataatttattttagaagattttgtgttaataatatttcaaaagtcgaaattttcaactgttaccaaAGGAATTTCTACgatcagaaattaacttctagagtagtagtagaaaaatcaacttttgcttctgagtaaaagtaaaaaaaatcaatttacggcaagaaattgatttttaaagcagaagtgttaccatgctcGCCCTTAACTTATGGCCACTAAGCTATCTCGTTTGTCACTCCCGAACAGTGAACAAGTGTACAAATTAGTATGTCAAAGCTTTAGCAAAGGAGTGTTCAATGTCCATTGTCCGTTCCTGCATTGCCTATCAACGGATTTTATATACTCtttatgcatatatatatatttgtatgtatgtatgtatgtatatattaATTATATTTGCTTTTCATTTCTATGATAGTTATTTTACTTTGTACGAAAAGACAACGTGATAGGCTTTGGTCCATGGAATGCTACTCGAGGTTATTCATTTACGGGTGCTTCTAGACCTCTATCTTTTTGGCCAGAGATTCTTGTAGACCTAACAAAACCATGTCGcttcaagctttcttcgtcAGTTCGGTACGGTAGATTTACCGTCATGTGGACTCCAATGAGTGTGCGGCTGCCTTGAATAACGCAAAATGACATATCTAGATCTTAATATCAATTTGATGGGGACTAGTGGATCACCTTGCCATAGAATTTCAAAGTTGCAAACAAGTGAGAATTTTACTTTTAGATAATCGGGATATGCGATGGACCGCCGCTAGGCTAACGTTCAGCCACAAGTCAGGGAATTTTCCATTAAAAACACGTGTTATGTGCCTATTTTATGTCAATCAAATATTTGTAATTATGTAAATCACACAAATAGTTGAATTCATATCAAAATTTTGATTCATAAGAAATGAGATAGAGGTAATTCCTGTTCATGGATCCACAGTGTATTAATTTAACTTCACGATTAAATTGGCCAACGAAAACATGCCTCTCATAACCAATCATGTAGGAATGATCAACTGGAGTATGACACATTGATTTTCTAGTAGCTAATGCGAGCATAATCTTAATGTTTGATCATATTAAGTAATACATATGGGTCACTCCAATTAGTTTGTGATCTGTTGTTCGTGACATATTTGGGATAATATTCAATTCGTAAAACTTCTCAACAAAAATCACATGATTTAatgaaatattacaaaaaattccgtAAGTTGGGCTAGTGGATGAAAAAACGGATAGTCTTGCATTTGACGTGTATTGCGGAAGTTTAgtgttttcatattttgtctagttttgagaattttcaataaatgaaaGGGAGAAATATCAGGTATAAATTAGTTATCCCCATAGCTGCATGACAAGTTTGTAGATAgtatataaggaaaaaaaatgaataaaacaaaatttcaaTAAGATCACTACCAAAGGGTCTTCCTAGTCTTATCCGACCCACTACAATGTAAACGTCCGACCAAGCCAGAAAATGTCCATATATATTTTAAGCGCCCACAGCAGTACCACGTGAGAATTGTCCACGTCATCAGTCAAAGTCTAGATTTTTAGCGTTGACCATCCGCATGGGTAGCTTCCAAGGAATTGCTTCTAGAAAACCTTTGTGCcacattaggggtgagcaaattggaccggaccggctCGGGACCGAATCAAACCGGACCGggcgggttggtccggtccttgaggggggcggTCCGGTCTTGAGGGGAGcagtccggtccccggtcccaataatgGGATCGGTGACCGGGTGGTCCGGTCCTTAGTTTCGGGTAGATGGGACCGGCCTGGACCCCCGGATCGGACCaccaataatatatataattatatatataatttaaaaaatgaagttttcatttgttttcaatgttAATTTCTCAAGCTATTTCCGTTGTTAGGTTACACATTCTTGAAACTCGGACTGcccctcaatgttatgaatgcggTCTATCTTGTTTATTATGGTTTTTTCCAGTGCATTGTGTGGTGAGTGTGCGTTGGGATGTTCTTTCTAGAAAGAAATAattcaatcggttcatttaatatagtaGTAGCAATTTCTTATCGCTTACGCATTTtggttgttcatttcaatgagtagtcctatattttgtttttgcacACTGCTTGGATGtaaaatccatttagtgaacaaTATCACTATTAATATGTCTTCGCTAGCTAGattttttcaattctgtcatttatatatctctattatGTCAGCGGTTAAACTAATGTCATTATTAAACCTACCATTCTGTGAAGACACGCCTTCATTATgaaggtgagcaaactggaccagcatgtttttttattcaatcggGGGTACatattgtaaattaacatgcaatcgaagcatattATATTTCAAGAGTTAGATTTTTATAAGCGGTGACATTAACGGTCCCTCTTGGGCCAAGACCGGGACCGAACCGGGCCGCCGGTATCGATCCGATATGGTCCCGGTTTGGCACTTGGtcctgaaaatttggggaccgggactaccggtccggtccccgattTCATactaggaccggaccggtccggaccatgcacacccctaggcCACATAAGGAAAGACTTAACATGTCgacatctaaatttttatttttcctttttagttattttttgcgtaaaaaatctggagttaaaatttaattcctaccaaaaaataattcattattcatatttaatttttatcaaccatgcattgcatttttattatttggacCGGCGGTGGAAAATGAGCAAATATTGACAAATGATTGCACCAAGCTCAGAATGGGAATTTTCGGCCATTATGGGTAAGGAAAGCTGAAATTTAAATAGGCCTTAGAGCCTATTTTAAGATCAAATCAGCCCATTCATATTCGCTTAAATtataaaggcttttaattaatagTCGATTATTTGAAAAAAGCCTGAATTGAGCCAAAAAACACGCAATAAGCCCGCATATCTCATGAATTTCGGCTGGCCCTATGTCTGcccaaaattttaagtttaatTTAAGCAATTAGGGCCTAAGGGACttaattcaagacatattttgagcccgggttctatttttacaaaaataacaaaacttAAGCCTCGAGCTTGCAATGTTTTGGTCGATATAAACAAGCTTATGCTTACGGTTGAATCCATCTacgttcattaaaaaaaaaaattcagaaacttgGAGAGCTTAGGAGTGAGAGAAGATAAAGGAATCGTTGCCGAATCTCCCATGGTGGTTGCGTCTCCTTGCCTTGCTTTGCTGCAACGATGACCTGTTGCTAATCTGTGGTACTACCTGATACGTCCACGGCCACAAGAATTGAAGTCTCAGAGAAAATCGTGAGCGACCCGGAAGGGAGGAACAAAAGGCGGAGGACGTGGTTGGCTCTTAAAGAGAGAGGTTCATGCAAGTTAACCAATTTGCGCAAGAAGCCATAAGAGTCTTCAGTGGGCAGTGTTGTGTCTCCTATCATTGAGACGCCACCTACACCAAGCACGATCAAAATCCTTGGTGCTCTTCCAGTAATTCTCTGACAAATTGTCGTCCTTGCACCGCAACggacaagcttcttttttttttctctattgtaGCAGATTTGTCGAGACTCCACCAAAGACCAACCTTTGCTGTGACTCTGTGCCAAAGCACCACAAGATGACCAGGCGAAACTCCAATTTATGACTCATCTCTTGCACAGCCACGATTTTTCGTTCAGCTACCGAACAACGACGGACTGCCTGCAATCCCTATCCTTTGCTCGGCCCCCACTGGTCCAGCCATCGACCCGAATAATGGCACAAGTCGGTCCCCGTGAATAAGCCAAAGGCCGAGCCTCTCATCGTTGTTGCCGCCGGTCACTGAGAAACACCACTGCCGTGTCCGGTC includes these proteins:
- the LOC115737185 gene encoding uncharacterized protein LOC115737185 translates to MGNCAAPQIARNGGLAMTAHHHNWSASSPPATLKLIHMDGRLEEFTQTIKASHLLSRNPNCFLCSSESMFIDSAVPQIHGEEDLCLGQLYFLLPLSMSRAPLSLRELCLLAVKASAVLKIGSSLRRGKDGVSSVATHRRRCHGPTGNDTTRLELGQSSRRIEL